A single Xylanimonas cellulosilytica DSM 15894 DNA region contains:
- the trpS gene encoding tryptophan--tRNA ligase — protein sequence MSDVVPPTSGTAAPAAAAGARPRILSGMQPTDGSLHLGNYIGALRQWVALQEDFDALYFVADLHSLTVNPDPAALRERTRRTAAQYLAAGVDPSRSVLFVQSHVPEHAQLGWLLQCQTGFGEASRMTQFKDKSAKQGSEGTTVGLFAYPMLMAADILLYDSALVPVGEDQRQHLELTRDLAERVNTRFGDGTVVVPGAHIVKAGAKIQDLQNPSAKMSKSSSGGKGVVWLLEDPKKAAKAIKGAVTDADETYAVRYDPAAKPGISNLLTIFSAVTGREIDAIAAEYDGRGYGYLKVDLAEAVVAFLAPFQERATTYLDDPAQLDKVLADGADRAREIAAPVLERVYERFGLLPLARG from the coding sequence ATGTCCGACGTCGTCCCCCCCACCTCCGGCACCGCGGCTCCCGCGGCAGCGGCCGGTGCGCGCCCCCGCATCCTGTCCGGCATGCAGCCCACCGACGGTTCGCTGCACCTGGGCAACTACATCGGGGCGCTGCGGCAGTGGGTGGCCCTCCAGGAGGACTTCGACGCCCTGTACTTCGTGGCCGACCTGCACTCGCTGACGGTCAACCCCGACCCTGCCGCCCTCCGCGAGCGCACCCGTCGCACGGCGGCGCAGTACCTCGCCGCCGGCGTCGACCCGTCGCGCTCGGTGCTGTTCGTGCAGTCGCACGTGCCCGAGCACGCCCAGCTCGGCTGGTTGCTGCAGTGCCAGACCGGGTTCGGCGAGGCCAGCCGCATGACGCAGTTCAAGGACAAGTCGGCCAAGCAGGGCTCCGAGGGCACCACCGTGGGCCTGTTCGCGTACCCGATGCTCATGGCCGCGGACATCCTGCTGTACGACTCGGCCCTGGTGCCGGTCGGCGAGGACCAGCGTCAGCACCTCGAGCTCACCCGTGACCTCGCGGAGCGGGTCAACACCCGCTTCGGTGACGGCACCGTCGTCGTCCCCGGCGCCCACATCGTCAAGGCCGGGGCGAAGATCCAGGACCTGCAGAACCCGTCCGCGAAGATGAGCAAGTCGTCGTCGGGGGGCAAGGGCGTCGTGTGGCTGCTCGAGGACCCGAAGAAGGCGGCCAAGGCGATCAAGGGCGCGGTCACCGACGCGGACGAGACCTACGCGGTGCGCTACGACCCCGCCGCCAAGCCCGGCATCTCGAACCTGCTGACGATCTTCTCGGCCGTCACGGGGCGGGAGATCGACGCGATCGCCGCCGAGTACGACGGCCGCGGCTACGGCTACCTCAAGGTGGACCTCGCCGAAGCGGTCGTCGCGTTCCTGGCCCCGTTCCAGGAGCGCGCGACGACGTACCTCGACGACCCGGCGCAGCTCGACAAGGTGCTGGCCGACGGTGCGGACCGCGCCCGCGAGATCGCCGCCCCGGTCTTGGAGCGTGTGTACGAGCGGTTCGGCCTCCTGCCGCTGGCACGCGGCTGA
- a CDS encoding 2'-5' RNA ligase family protein codes for MHLPERGPAQARIGISVAVPEPWATTLQEARTGFGDERATLIPPHVTVVGPTVVDEAVMPAVWEHLEKVANETPVFRLHLRGSGTFRPVSPVVFVNVVEGIAECEQLERAARSGILAQDSRFNYHPHVTVAHELPDAALDRAFTEMAGFDAAFDVTAIWQYEHGDDGVWRAQRAFPLRAP; via the coding sequence GTGCACCTCCCCGAGCGGGGCCCCGCCCAGGCGCGGATCGGCATCTCCGTCGCCGTGCCCGAGCCGTGGGCGACCACGCTGCAGGAAGCCCGGACGGGCTTCGGCGACGAGCGCGCCACCCTGATCCCGCCGCACGTGACCGTGGTCGGGCCGACCGTCGTCGACGAGGCCGTCATGCCGGCGGTCTGGGAGCACCTGGAGAAGGTGGCGAACGAGACGCCCGTGTTCCGCCTGCACCTGCGGGGATCGGGCACGTTCCGGCCCGTGTCGCCGGTGGTGTTCGTCAACGTCGTCGAGGGCATCGCGGAGTGCGAGCAGCTCGAGCGTGCCGCCCGGTCGGGCATCCTCGCCCAGGACTCGCGCTTCAACTACCACCCGCACGTCACGGTCGCCCACGAGCTGCCCGACGCCGCGCTCGACCGTGCGTTCACGGAGATGGCCGGGTTCGACGCCGCCTTCGACGTCACCGCCATCTGGCAGTACGAGCACGGCGACGACGGCGTCTGGCGAGCCCAGCGCGCCTTCCCTCTCCGCGCGCCCTGA
- a CDS encoding YihY/virulence factor BrkB family protein — protein MKGPPAVSRAVERWKESRAGRTVAWYGARNAALLCGGIAYAALFSLFAGLTIGWSVFSASLGRNDDLRDAVLEQVDTWMPGLVGEGPDDLINPDQLVLPSAWTWASVVAAVVLLFSALRVMAALRSSVRSMFDLPATGQNLVLVRVWQLAGFALLGVAVLASAGASVAAGAVGQVVESWLGGSELVAWAVRLGAAVVGIVLDAAVVVMIVTVVAGARPRRRDLIWGSLAAGAVAGALRWLGTTIVVGSAGANRLLAPFAAIITILVLINVVARILLLVCAWMYDPPRLEEAEEG, from the coding sequence GTGAAGGGACCCCCAGCAGTGAGCCGCGCCGTCGAGCGGTGGAAGGAGTCGCGCGCCGGACGCACCGTTGCGTGGTACGGCGCGCGGAACGCCGCGCTGCTGTGCGGCGGCATCGCCTACGCGGCCCTGTTCAGCCTGTTCGCGGGCCTGACGATCGGCTGGTCGGTGTTCTCCGCGTCGCTGGGTCGCAACGACGACCTACGCGATGCCGTCCTGGAGCAGGTCGACACGTGGATGCCGGGCCTGGTCGGCGAGGGGCCGGACGACCTGATCAACCCCGACCAGCTCGTCCTCCCGTCGGCGTGGACGTGGGCCAGCGTCGTCGCCGCCGTGGTGCTCCTGTTCTCGGCCCTGCGGGTCATGGCGGCCCTGCGCAGCTCGGTCCGCTCGATGTTCGACCTGCCGGCGACGGGCCAGAACCTGGTCCTCGTGCGGGTCTGGCAGCTCGCGGGGTTCGCCCTCCTGGGCGTCGCCGTGCTCGCCTCGGCGGGTGCCTCGGTCGCCGCGGGCGCCGTCGGTCAGGTCGTGGAGTCGTGGCTGGGCGGCAGTGAGCTCGTCGCCTGGGCGGTCCGGCTGGGCGCCGCCGTCGTCGGTATCGTCCTCGACGCGGCCGTCGTCGTCATGATCGTCACCGTCGTCGCCGGAGCCCGGCCGCGACGACGCGACCTCATCTGGGGCAGCCTCGCCGCGGGCGCCGTCGCCGGGGCGCTGCGCTGGCTCGGCACCACGATCGTCGTCGGCTCCGCGGGCGCGAACCGCCTCCTGGCCCCGTTCGCCGCGATCATCACCATCCTGGTGCTGATCAACGTCGTCGCCCGGATCCTCCTGCTGGTCTGCGCCTGGATGTACGACCCGCCCCGCCTGGAGGAGGCGGAGGAGGGCTGA
- a CDS encoding succinate dehydrogenase iron-sulfur subunit — translation MTAVAEAPAKVGEVKSFTVTIKIRRFNPEVSTEATWEEFQVEAHATDRILDALHKIKWEQDGSLTFRRSCAHGICGSDAMRINGRNRLACKTLLKDVNPDKPITVEPIKGLPVVKDLVVDMEPFFASYREVMPFLITSGNEPTRERLQSAADHAKFDDTTKCILCAACTSSCPVFWTDGQYFGPAAIVNAHRFIFDSRDEGGQQRLDILNDKEGVWRCRTTFNCTEACPRGIQVTKAIQEVKQAMIRRAF, via the coding sequence CTTCAATCCCGAGGTCTCCACGGAGGCCACCTGGGAGGAGTTCCAGGTCGAGGCGCACGCCACCGACCGCATCCTCGACGCGCTGCACAAGATCAAGTGGGAGCAGGACGGGTCGCTGACGTTCCGCCGCTCGTGCGCCCACGGCATCTGCGGCTCGGACGCGATGCGCATCAACGGCCGCAACCGGCTCGCCTGCAAGACGCTCCTCAAGGACGTCAACCCCGACAAGCCCATCACGGTCGAGCCCATCAAGGGCCTGCCCGTGGTCAAGGACCTCGTCGTGGACATGGAGCCGTTCTTCGCCTCCTACCGCGAGGTGATGCCGTTCCTCATCACGTCGGGCAACGAGCCGACGCGCGAGCGCCTGCAGTCGGCCGCCGACCACGCGAAGTTCGACGACACCACCAAGTGCATCCTGTGCGCCGCGTGCACGTCGTCGTGCCCCGTGTTCTGGACGGACGGGCAGTACTTCGGCCCGGCCGCGATCGTCAACGCGCACCGCTTCATCTTCGACAGCCGTGACGAGGGCGGCCAGCAGCGCCTGGACATCCTCAACGACAAGGAGGGCGTGTGGCGCTGCCGCACGACCTTCAACTGCACGGAAGCGTGCCCGCGCGGCATCCAGGTGACGAAGGCGATCCAGGAGGTCAAGCAGGCGATGATCCGCCGCGCCTTCTGA